GTTAAGAGCGGTAGCTACTGCCATTCTGGGCATGGTGGGCGGAAATGACGCACACAAGGAGCTTCGTGAACTGCTAAAGGACCCCAGCTTGCTTATCCGGTCAACCGCGAGGAAAGCGTTGAGCGGGTAACTGAACGATCCCGGGGTAAATCCCTAGATTTCGCTTCGACCGTCGAGGGCGCGGCCCAGCGTGACTTCATCCGCGTATTCGAGGTCGCCACCTACGGGAAGGCCGCGTGCGATCCGCGTGACCCGCACGCCGAGAGGTCTCACCAGTTGCGCCAGATAGAGCGCTGTCGCCTCGCCTTCCGCGTTCGGATTGGTCGCGGTAATCAACTCCGTGACCTTGCCCTCTCGTAACCGTCCGATGAGCTCCCGGATCCGCAACTCCTCAGGCCCCACGCCATCGATGGGTGATATCGCGCCACCCAGCACATGATACTTTCCTTTGAACCGCCCGCTTTTCTCGATCGCTATCACATCGCGAGGCTCCTCGACCGCGCAAATGATCGATTCGTCCCGCCGCCCGTCAGAGCATATTGAGCAAAGCTCTCCCTCCGCGATATTGAAGCAGGTGGAACAGAACCTGATTTTGTCCTTGGCCTCGACGATCGCCCTTGCGATCTCCACGGCTTCCGTCCTTGGAATAGACAGGAGAAAAAACGCTATCCTCTGAGCCGACTTAGGCCCAATGCCCGGCAGGACACACAACTTCTCTATGAGATTCTCGAGGGGCGCCGCGAAATATGCCATGCTTTGATGCTCTCTTGACGTTCTCTACAGACCCGGTATCCCAAGCCCCTCCAGGCCGCCCGTCAGCCCCTCCATGCGCCTGGAAGCAAGCTCTTTTGAGCTCTCAACCGCGCCATTAACCGCTACCAGGACAAGATCCTCGAGCATGCTAACGTCGTTTGGATCCAGAACCTGCGGGTCGATCGTGATGCTCTGAATATTCTGATTCCCGTCCGCCACAACCTTGACCACGCCGCCGCCCGCCACATACTCGACGGTCTCCTTGCCCAGGGTCTCCTGTGCCTCGGCTATCTGTTGCTGAACTTGCTGGAACTGCTTCAGCATGTCCCCGGGGCCGGCCTTCTGTGCTTTCGACCTGGGATAGTAACTGCCTTTG
This Candidatus Anoxymicrobium japonicum DNA region includes the following protein-coding sequences:
- a CDS encoding recombination protein RecR — translated: MAYFAAPLENLIEKLCVLPGIGPKSAQRIAFFLLSIPRTEAVEIARAIVEAKDKIRFCSTCFNIAEGELCSICSDGRRDESIICAVEEPRDVIAIEKSGRFKGKYHVLGGAISPIDGVGPEELRIRELIGRLREGKVTELITATNPNAEGEATALYLAQLVRPLGVRVTRIARGLPVGGDLEYADEVTLGRALDGRSEI
- a CDS encoding YbaB/EbfC family nucleoid-associated protein, encoding MSKGSYYPRSKAQKAGPGDMLKQFQQVQQQIAEAQETLGKETVEYVAGGGVVKVVADGNQNIQSITIDPQVLDPNDVSMLEDLVLVAVNGAVESSKELASRRMEGLTGGLEGLGIPGL